TGCCAACTAGGGGCGCAGCCATGAGCGGAAGGTTGCTACTGATATTGTTGGGATTAGTGGCGATCGCGCGATTTTTATCTGCTACTTCCGATAACATCCGCTTAATTTCTTCGCCAAAGGATTTGTTGGCAGCGGTATCTTTTGATGAAACCTGAGCAACAGTGACTGATTGGCGACCCAGCCAAATTCCATGATTAATCGTCCACATTACGGCGGCAATCAAGGCTGAGCTACAAGCAAATACTAGTAATAGCCGATCAAGCAGATTATATTTTGGAGCTACTGGTTCGGGTGGTATCGGTGGCAGGTTGCTAGTCGGTTCTGGATTCCGCATGATGTAGGGTTGAATCCAGAGGACATCTTGTTTGGAGATGGGCGGTAAGGCAATATCAGCAACGTTAAGTTTGGTAATGCTAACGGTATCTTTTGAGGTTGACATCTCTTTTTCGGAGGTGTCAATTTTGGAAATAGCAACTATGTCTGAGCTTGAGGAGTTTACAGATGCATAGGGGGCTGATGATTTGCTTTGTTTGGTTTGTGGATTTTTTGACCTAAGCGATCGCTGCTTAGCATAATCGACATGGAGGGTGGATTCGACATCTCCAAATAGATCGTCCATTAAGTTATCAACGTTGTCTGTATAAGCATCAACGTCTTGAGTTACATAAAACTGGTTTTTATTATCTGTATTTTGCATCATATGCCGATCCTATTCACTCCATGAGCCATACACATTTGGTAATACCCAATGTGCTGTTTTTACCGCTATCTTAGCCAAATCACAATACTTTAAACTTGTCTCAGCAAAAATAAGAAAAAATAATACTGGTAAGTGATACCACAAATTGTCTCTAAGCGCCACAAATTTACACGAGATTTCGCAAATCTTTAAGGCAAAAAGGAAAAAGGACACATTGTGTCCTTTTTCCTTTTTGCCTTAAAGATTGATGGCAGCGCTTTGCGCTGCACAAAATCAAAACCCAGTAAGAGAATGGCGGCGCTTCGCGCCGCCATTCTCTTATCGTACTAACAGAAAAACCTTAAAAGCTTTGCTTTGCGAAGCTTTTAAGGTTTCTCTTGGTTTGGGTTTGAGCACAGAGCGCTGTATCTAGATTCTGACTAGATCGGGATAGATCGTTAGAACTTCATCGTTAGTGAGGGTATATTCCTCAGATTGGGGTTCCCATAATACTTCGACGGCTAACAGGTTGTCCGTAGGCACAGAGCCAATTACGGATAGTGCCGATTGTAAATCTGCGGAAGAGCGCAAGGTTGGTAATTTGCTGAGGGTTTCGCCAGCTACCGCAAGTAAAAGCGTCACCACAATATATTCGCTAGGATCTTCTAGATTGAGGCTACCTTCGCTGGGCAAAGATGTCGCAGTTTTGCCTTGGAGTACCCGACCACCGACATTGCTCAAGACTTCAGCATTAAGTTTGCTGCGCTCAGACATTACTAGACTATTAAATTTTTGTTCAGCTAGGGCAAACTTGGTATTTTCGTTAGCGCTACTCACATAAACCCAATATTCGGGATGACGCATTAAAGCGATCGCTGTTTCACGGGTGACTGTAGCTAAGCCTTCCGATGTTGAGGTGTCCGACTCTAGCGCGAGACGAGTTAACTCTTGTTGCAGCGATCGCGCAGAAGAGAGTAGACCCACTTGGATTTTGGCAACACTAACTTTGCTACCCATGCCAGTAATGCCTTCGCCATCACCATTGCCACGAAATGCTTGCATGATCGCGCCTGCAACGATTACCAATAACAGGAGCGTAAACAGTCCGCCGCCACCGCCACCAAAAAACATGGGCAGGAAGAAAAATCCTCCACCACCGCTATAGTTTCTGCTGCCGCTATAAGTAGATCGAGATGGCGATGAACGACTTGGGGAAGATTTGAAGGCGCTACCACCAATGCGACCACCTGAGCGTTTAGCAAAGGCTTCGTGGGCATTGCCAAATATGGTCATCGCAACTAAGGAAATTACGACCAGCGATCGCGTCCAGACTGTGATGTGAGCTTTAACTTTTTTCATAAATTCTGGGCTAAAAAACTTCATAGGTAAAAAGGCTATTTCTCAAAGAATTGCTATAGATGTTCTAGATCAATTCTAACCTAGTCAAGATCTGCTACATGGGTTTCAGCACCTACGGCGCTAAAACCGATGGTTAATAGATTAACCATCGGTTTTAGTTGCTAACCAATCCATTACCCGATCGCCTAGTGACACACCATCAAGGCGATCAATTTCGCGTACACCTGTGGGGCTAGTGACGTTAACTTCGGTTAGGTAGCCGCCGATAACATCGATACCCACAAACATTAAGCCATCACGCTTTAGAGTCGGTGCAAGTTGAGTACATATTTCCCGTTCGCGATCAGTAATATTGACCTGAACTGCACTGCCACCTGCTGCCATATTGCCACGAAATTCTCCTGTTTGGGGAACGCGGTTAACTGCGCCAATTGGTTCTCCATCTAGCAGAATAATCCGCTTGTCACCCTTTTGTGCGTCGGCTAGATATTCCTGCACCATTACGGGAGTTTTACCGATATTAGTGCTGATTTCGATGAGAGAGTTGATATTGCGATCGCCTACTTCCAAAAACAAAATTCCCTCGCCACCTTTGCCGCCCAATGGTTTCATAACTGCCTTGCCCTCAGCCGCCACAAAGTCACGAATTGTCCCTTTATCAGCCGTCACGATTGTTTTAGGGATTACCTTGGTAAATTGCAGTGCATACATTTTCTCGTTGGCAGCACGAATGCCCTGTGGTGAGTTAAGAACTGTAGTTTTGCTAGCATCCACATAATCGAGAATATAGGTGGCATAGAGATATTCTGTGGTTACGGGTGGATCGGGACGCATCCACACAAATTGCATAGCTTCTAATGGTTGAAATTTGCCCTCGGCTACTTCATACCAAGGATTTGGGACTTGCCATTTACCATCAACTAGTGGCACAGGATGAATTTTAGTAGGTTGTAAAAAAGCCCAAGCCTTGCCATCTTTGACACTGAGTGTATTCATATTAGTGATAAATACTTCATACCCCTTACGACAAGCTGCTTCCATCAGGGCTACACTGGTGTCATGGGCGGGATCGAGTTTTGCGATCGGATCAATAATAAAGGCAAGTTTCATGGGATTTTATTGATTTTTAGAGCTTTTAACACTCAATCTATCAGTTTTATAATCAAAACCCAAAAGATAAGTGATGGCGCTTCGCGCCATCACTTATCTTTTGGGTTTAAGCCAAACCAAGAAAGTTTTTAAAAGAGTTGCTTTGCAACTCTTTTAAAAACTTTCTTGGTTTGGGTTCTATTCATCAATAGTAACTGTGGAAACTAGTCGTAATAATTTGGGAATTTCCTCAGTGTCAGGCGCAAATTCTAACTGAGTTTCGCGGGTGGGCAAATATCCTGACTCTGCAAAAGAGATTAACATTCTCTGCAACGCAATCCAGACTTCCGATTCAAATTCCCAGTCATAACGAGAGTTAGCTCGACCTGCGATCGATCGCAAAGCCCAAAAGTAACTATTACGGACGATTGAGCCTTGTTTGTTATACTTCGGTACGTCCTCACGATGGATAAATAGAACTTCATTCTCAATCTTGACTCGCATAATCTAGACTTGCCTAAACGTTTATTTGCAAAATTCTTGCCAATCTTGATGTACTTGCTGGCTATAGGTCTTAGCATATTCCATCAGTTCTGTTTTCCACTCTGTTTTACTTGCAAAATCAATTAACTGATCGGCGATCGCTGAGCCTTGTCGTCCACTAGTTCGCAAATGTGACCAAGCCACAATCTGCCCTAGCGATCGCATTAATTGTTCGGATTTTGACAACTTATCATCCCATTTCTCGATCTTCAAATGATCGGTGGGGCTTTGGGTAGACTGAAGTTCTCGCAATACAAAAGAATCCCCATCAATAGTGACAGCATGGAGAAAGGCAATCGGGATCGCTTGCGATCGCTTCTGAATCGACACAATGCGATCAGCTTCACTTTGCCACTTTGGTTGTTCCCAAATAACATAGGGGCTAAGCGAAGAAGGAAGAGATTTTTTGAGATCGAGCAGATAATTGCCATCGGGTGAGCCTTTACCTTCTACCAGCAAAACATAGCGCTCAATTCCCAGACTTCCTTTGCCCGCAATCCGTTGAGCAACATCTAATAATTTGAAAAATTGGGGATTAGGTTGTTGAGCCGCAAAGGATTCTATAAATTTGGTTACCTTCTTCCTTTGTTGTTCAGAAATTGATTTTGCTTTTTTGTTATCAATTTTAAGCGATCGCCTTTGTTTATCTTTATTGAAAACTGTACGCTCATCAAGGAGTTCCTTGCGCTGTACTTGCGTTTTACGACAAAGCAAGTCTGTAATCACTGAAGGAGCCATATCTGCACCCATCCAATAGGATTTACCCTCCGCGATCGCCTGAGTATAGGCATTGAGAAACTGCTGACAGAGGCTTTCGGCAACTGATGGCTTAACGGCAAAGGTTTCTGAAGCCACAAAAATACTGGTCAATAACCGCACAATTTCCCAAGTACATGGAGCTAGTAAGGCTTCATCAAAATCATTGACATCAAAATAAACATGGCGATTATCCGCTTTGTAATTGCCAAAATTCTCAACATGAAGATCGCCACAAATCCAGACCAGAGGCGCTTTTTTTAACCAAGATTTTATTGGCAAGTCTTCGTAAAACAGATGACAGGTAGCCCTAAAAAAGACAAAGGGATTTTCTTTGTCTGCACACATTGCCGCATATTTGTCCTTAAGCAATTCAGGATCTCGTGGTTGGCTGAGATTAAAACGCTGAATGCGATCGCGAATATTTCGACTTGCCATAAACATCCCCAAATTAATGTAGTCAACCCTTCGGGTTTACTACATTAATTTACTTTACTAAGCCCTGTATAAACATTTTCATTTACTAATCCCAGCCAAGGATCACTAGCAGGAGTGAGAAACAGCTCATCGTATACTCGACGATTAAGAGCCGTTAAAGTAGCAGTATCACTATTTAGAAATTCACCATTGGCAAACCAATTATGAATCTGCGCGTGAAATACATACTCATTGCGAACTGTATCCTGCGCGATCGCCCGTTCAAAACTGCTTACCACCGTAGCCATAGAGGCACTTGGTGATAGTTTACGCTGCATGACATTCAGACTACCTTGATCGAGATAGACGCGATTTTGGTAAAGCCTTGCTAATCTTGCCCAATTAGCATCACTGAGCTTGTCAAATGGAGAAGAAGGTGTAACTTCAGTCAGAGGTTCACCAGTAGTACGGCTTAACGTGGGCATTTCAACCATCATTTTTCCCACTGTCAAACGACTTGTCAGCATTGCACTAGCTTGGGGATTGGTAACCGCCAGTGGCAGTAATGGTTGGGTTGGTAAACGCAAACGGGTGAGATCTGAGCGCCAGTTTTTTTCTAACTTAGCGTAGCGGTCACGATGATATTTAACCAAAATTTCGCGTCTTAGATTTAAATCACCATTAAGATTGTTAACTGAGTTTGCGACCCTCTCAGCATCCTTGAGATTTTCGATAAAGGCTTGTGGACTATATAGCCCCGGAATCGCATCAACTGGACGACCTTCACTGTCGAGAACATAGTGAATACTATTGCCTGTAAGAGTTTGCTCTAGCTTGCGACCATCCCCAAAATCAATCGTTACCTTCGGCACAGGACGCTCTGATTGCCAGTGCAAAATAAAGCGATCGCGCAGCAGTTGCGACACCGCCGCATTAGGATAAAGTGCCGTGCGAAAAAATCGGCTATTAGCACAACTCAATTCGTCATTAAGGTTGCCCAACAAGCGTAAAGACAAAATCGGCTTACCTGTTTCTTTGGATACAGTCTTAGCCGCTTCTAAATCTTTGTACCAATACAACTTTGAGGCATCACAGTCCTTCTGTTGGCAAATTGCGTCTAAAGTTGCTCGTAATTGCGGATTATTCGGCAAATCCTTTTGATAGGCTTTCCAAAATGCATCCACACCCTCGTTTTTAAATTCGCGTAACCTCGCGATCGCCTGTTGAGAAGTTGCTTGATCCTTGGAAGCTGCTTGTTGTACAAGGCTGTCTAAACTCGGTTGCTCTGAGGCTCTGGCTGCCTGTGGTGAAGAGATGGCAGAAAAGGCGATCGCGCCCAAGCTCAGCAAAGTGAAACATGAATTAGCCAGCGTTGTCTTGACAAGCATCATAAAATCTCCCTAATCGCATAGGCTTAAACTTACCCCGACAGACGTATTTATAATTCATATTGTTCCTAAGAAATGTTTGATGGGGCTTTGCCCCATCAAACATTTCTTAGGAACAATCAAAGCTAGCTACAGCCATAATAAAATTCAAAGCAATGCAAGTTTTGCTTAAACTAAAACCCCAGAAGATGAGTGGCGGTGCTTAGCACCGCCACTCATCTTCTGGGGTTTTGTCTTGTATTAGCTAATTGTTGATTTGCTACAAAAGACATAGCAAATTACTAAGTTTGTGTTCTTACATTACTTGCAACGATCCCCGCAAAGATAGACAATGTTTGCATTCAGAAAAAATATGCAAATAAAAAAGCCAAGATAATCCGAATAATTTATGAAAAACGTACTGGCTATCATTCTGGGCGGCGGACAGGGAAGCCGACTATATCCCCTCACTAAGACCCGTGCTAAACCCGCAGTCCCCGTAGCAGGCAAATATCGATTGATCGACATTCCTGTAAGTAACTGTATTAACTCAGGCATTGAAAAAATCTATATCCTGACGCAGTTTAACTCCGCATCCCTTAATCGACATGTCAATCAAGCCTATCGACCTGCATCCTATTCTGACGGCTTTGTGGAAATTCTTGCCGCGCAGCAGACCCCCGATAGTCCAGACTGGTTTCAAGGTACAGCCGACGCTGTTCGTCGTTATGCATGGCTTTTAGAATCTTGGAATGTCACTGAATACCTAATTCTGTCGGGCGATCAACTCTATAATATGGACTACGCAAAATTTGTAGAACATCACCGCAATACTGGTGCAGACATTACCTTGTCCGTACTGCCCGTTGACCAAAAGAAAGCGACTGCTTTTGGGTTACTTAAGACTGATGCTCAAGGTCGCATCATCAAGTTTCTCGAAAAGCCCAAGGGTGAAGCCCTAGAAGAGATGCGCGTCGATACTACCAGTTTAGGCTTGAGTGCAGAAGAAGCCAAATACACACCTTTCATTGCCTCGATGGGGATCTATGTCTTTAACAAAACGGCAATGATGAAGATGCTGAGCGATAATCCTGACTTTACCGACTTTGGTAAAGAGATCATTCCCAACGCTATCCATACTTCTAATGTTCAAGCTTATCTGTTTTCAGATTATTGGGAAGATATTGGAACAATTGAGTCTTTCTATCAAGCAAACCTTGATTTAACTCGCCACCCCGACACTGCTTTTAATTTTTACGAAACCAAAAAGCCCATTTATACTCGCGCTCGCTATTTGCCACCAAGCAAAGCTCATGATTGCAAGATCAAAGACTCGATCATTGGCGAAGGATGTCTCCTGAGTCAAGCAACTATCACTAATTCCGTCGTTGGTATTCGGATGCATATTGATGCTAACTGTACGATCGAAGATACGCTCTTAATGGGATGTGATTTCTATCAGCCTCAAGAAGATCGCAAATCAGATCTCGAAAACAGCATAGTCCCAATGGGCATTGGCGAAAATACGATCATTCGTCATGCAATTATCGACAAGAATGCTCGGATTGGAAAGAATGTACAGATCATCAACAAGGATCGTGTGCAGGATGTAAATCGTGAAGATCAAGGCTATTGCATTTGCAATGGCATTGTTGTCGTTGTCAAAAATGCCGTTATCCCTGATAACACTATTATTTAAAACAGAAACGGCACAAAGTGCCGTTTCTGTTTTAGTAGAACAATAAAAGCCTTGCTTAGCAAGGCTTTTATTATTTATATAGAAGGCTGACGTTTGTGCCATTCCGTTGATTGCTCGTAGCCATAGGCAACTTGTAATAACACATCTTCTCTTAAGACATTAGAAATCATTTGCAACCCAATTGGTAGCCCTTTGGCATCAAATCCGCAGGGAATACTAATCCCTGGAAGCCCAGCCAAATTTACAGGAATCGTCATCAAATCAGATAGATACATTCCCAGTGGATCTTCCGTTTTACTGCCTGCCTTAAAAGCAGTAGTTGGTGCTGTTGGACAAACTAAAACATCAACCTGCTCAAAAGCCTTTTGGAAATCTTGAACGATTAGGGTTCTGACTTTCTGCGCTTTGAGATAATAAGCGTCATAATAACCAGCCGATAGAACATATGTCCCAATCATGATCCGTCGTTTTACTTCCGCACCAAAGCCTTGTTCGCGAGTATTTTCATACATGCTCAGCAAGTTCTCCGCATCCTGATCACGGAAGCCATACTTTACTCCATCATATCGAGCAAGATTGGCTGAAGCTTCTGAAGGCGCAATGATGTAATAAGTGGGCAATCCATAGCGAAATCGAGGACAGGATATTTCATAGACTTCTGCACCCATAGTCTCGAAATGCGCGATCGCTTTTCTAACTGCAACTTCTACTTCACTATCTAAACCTTCGCCAAAGGTTTCAGTAATTACACCAATTTTTTTACCCTTGAGGGACTGAGTTAAATCTGGGGTTAATAAAGCTGCGTAGTCAGGGACTTCGATGTTAATGCTAGTGGAATCCTTAGGATCGTAACCTGCGATCGCTCCTAAAAATATAGCTGCATCTTCAACAGAGTTGGCAAAAGGTCCAATCTGATCGAGGGATGAAGCAAAAGCAACTAGCCCAAATCTGGAAACTAGTCCATAGGTAGGTTTTAATCCAACAACTCCACAATAGGAAGCAGGTTGACGAATTGATCCGCCCGTATCTGAACCCGTAGCAATTACACATTCACCACTAGAGACTGCTGCTGCCGAGCCACCCGATGAGCCACCAGGCACATAATCTGTATTCCAAGGATTAGCTGTGAGGGCGATCGCTGAGTTTTCGGTA
This genomic stretch from Pseudanabaena galeata CCNP1313 harbors:
- a CDS encoding glucose-1-phosphate adenylyltransferase, producing MKNVLAIILGGGQGSRLYPLTKTRAKPAVPVAGKYRLIDIPVSNCINSGIEKIYILTQFNSASLNRHVNQAYRPASYSDGFVEILAAQQTPDSPDWFQGTADAVRRYAWLLESWNVTEYLILSGDQLYNMDYAKFVEHHRNTGADITLSVLPVDQKKATAFGLLKTDAQGRIIKFLEKPKGEALEEMRVDTTSLGLSAEEAKYTPFIASMGIYVFNKTAMMKMLSDNPDFTDFGKEIIPNAIHTSNVQAYLFSDYWEDIGTIESFYQANLDLTRHPDTAFNFYETKKPIYTRARYLPPSKAHDCKIKDSIIGEGCLLSQATITNSVVGIRMHIDANCTIEDTLLMGCDFYQPQEDRKSDLENSIVPMGIGENTIIRHAIIDKNARIGKNVQIINKDRVQDVNREDQGYCICNGIVVVVKNAVIPDNTII
- the gatA gene encoding Asp-tRNA(Asn)/Glu-tRNA(Gln) amidotransferase subunit GatA, translated to MSSIAQIRQTLINKERSATEIAQEFLDRIDRLEPKLHSFVTVTPEVAIAQAKVIDAAIAAGENLPALAGIPLGMKDNMCVKGMPTTCGSNMLKNFVPPYEATITAKLRSAGAVMVGKTNLDEFAMGSSTENSAIALTANPWNTDYVPGGSSGGSAAAVSSGECVIATGSDTGGSIRQPASYCGVVGLKPTYGLVSRFGLVAFASSLDQIGPFANSVEDAAIFLGAIAGYDPKDSTSINIEVPDYAALLTPDLTQSLKGKKIGVITETFGEGLDSEVEVAVRKAIAHFETMGAEVYEISCPRFRYGLPTYYIIAPSEASANLARYDGVKYGFRDQDAENLLSMYENTREQGFGAEVKRRIMIGTYVLSAGYYDAYYLKAQKVRTLIVQDFQKAFEQVDVLVCPTAPTTAFKAGSKTEDPLGMYLSDLMTIPVNLAGLPGISIPCGFDAKGLPIGLQMISNVLREDVLLQVAYGYEQSTEWHKRQPSI
- the gshB gene encoding glutathione synthase, which gives rise to MKLAFIIDPIAKLDPAHDTSVALMEAACRKGYEVFITNMNTLSVKDGKAWAFLQPTKIHPVPLVDGKWQVPNPWYEVAEGKFQPLEAMQFVWMRPDPPVTTEYLYATYILDYVDASKTTVLNSPQGIRAANEKMYALQFTKVIPKTIVTADKGTIRDFVAAEGKAVMKPLGGKGGEGILFLEVGDRNINSLIEISTNIGKTPVMVQEYLADAQKGDKRIILLDGEPIGAVNRVPQTGEFRGNMAAGGSAVQVNITDREREICTQLAPTLKRDGLMFVGIDVIGGYLTEVNVTSPTGVREIDRLDGVSLGDRVMDWLATKTDG
- a CDS encoding DUF1517 domain-containing protein; the encoded protein is MKKVKAHITVWTRSLVVISLVAMTIFGNAHEAFAKRSGGRIGGSAFKSSPSRSSPSRSTYSGSRNYSGGGGFFFLPMFFGGGGGGLFTLLLLVIVAGAIMQAFRGNGDGEGITGMGSKVSVAKIQVGLLSSARSLQQELTRLALESDTSTSEGLATVTRETAIALMRHPEYWVYVSSANENTKFALAEQKFNSLVMSERSKLNAEVLSNVGGRVLQGKTATSLPSEGSLNLEDPSEYIVVTLLLAVAGETLSKLPTLRSSADLQSALSVIGSVPTDNLLAVEVLWEPQSEEYTLTNDEVLTIYPDLVRI
- a CDS encoding DUF2252 domain-containing protein yields the protein MASRNIRDRIQRFNLSQPRDPELLKDKYAAMCADKENPFVFFRATCHLFYEDLPIKSWLKKAPLVWICGDLHVENFGNYKADNRHVYFDVNDFDEALLAPCTWEIVRLLTSIFVASETFAVKPSVAESLCQQFLNAYTQAIAEGKSYWMGADMAPSVITDLLCRKTQVQRKELLDERTVFNKDKQRRSLKIDNKKAKSISEQQRKKVTKFIESFAAQQPNPQFFKLLDVAQRIAGKGSLGIERYVLLVEGKGSPDGNYLLDLKKSLPSSLSPYVIWEQPKWQSEADRIVSIQKRSQAIPIAFLHAVTIDGDSFVLRELQSTQSPTDHLKIEKWDDKLSKSEQLMRSLGQIVAWSHLRTSGRQGSAIADQLIDFASKTEWKTELMEYAKTYSQQVHQDWQEFCK